The Quercus lobata isolate SW786 chromosome 9, ValleyOak3.0 Primary Assembly, whole genome shotgun sequence region AGAGATCGAAGTGCCCTTAAGTTAGTTTATTAAGATGAATGTGTTACTCTGGAATTGCAGAGGAGCTTTGAATCCGGATTTCAAGAgttgaatttttgaaatggCAATCAACCATAGACCTTCCATTTTTGTGGTGACAGAAACGAAAGTGGGAGGAGACAGAGCAGCTAAAATCATTGAAGGGCTGCCTTTTGATGGGTTTATTACCACAAACACAATCGGATATGCTGGGGGTTTGTGGATTCTCTGGAAATCAGAAGAGGTGGAGATTCTTCCTTTATCATCCACAGAACAGGAGATACACACTACAGTTAAGGTGCGTTCCTCCAATTTTACCTGGCTTATGTCTGTtatttatgctagtcctaggtTGGCTGAAAGGAGAATTCTTTGGAATAATTTAATTACTATTGCTCATCTCCATAATTTACCTTGGCTCATGTTAGGAGATTTTATCGAAGTGCTGTGTGGGGATGACAAGTTTGGTGGTAACCATGTGAATTTGAATAGAGCCTTAGAGTTCAAAAATTGTTTAGATGAGTGTAATATGCTGGATTTGGGCTTTGTGGGCCCAAAGTATACGTGGACCAATCGTAGACCCATCTCTAATTTGATATTAGAAAGAATAGATTGATGTTTTGCTAATCCGGT contains the following coding sequences:
- the LOC115961413 gene encoding uncharacterized protein LOC115961413, whose product is MAINHRPSIFVVTETKVGGDRAAKIIEGLPFDGFITTNTIGYAGGLWILWKSEEVEILPLSSTEQEIHTTVKVRSSNFTWLMSVIYASPRLAERRILWNNLITIAHLHNLPWLMLGDFIEVLCGDDKFGGNHVNLNRALEFKNCLDECNMLDLGFVGPKYTWTNRRPISNLILERID